One stretch of Rosistilla oblonga DNA includes these proteins:
- a CDS encoding FmdB family zinc ribbon protein, with translation MPTYDYECDACGHEFEHFQGINDPHLKKCPECKKLKLRRLFGTGAAVVFKGSGFYQTDYRSESYKKGAAADKKSSKSSSDSKSSDKKPAAKSESKPKKAAD, from the coding sequence ATGCCAACCTACGATTACGAGTGCGATGCGTGTGGTCACGAGTTTGAGCATTTTCAAGGGATCAATGATCCACATTTGAAGAAGTGCCCCGAGTGCAAGAAGTTGAAGTTGCGACGATTGTTTGGTACCGGAGCGGCGGTCGTCTTTAAGGGATCGGGGTTCTATCAGACCGATTACCGCAGCGAATCGTACAAGAAGGGGGCCGCGGCTGATAAGAAGAGCAGCAAGTCGAGTTCGGATTCGAAGTCGAGCGACAAAAAGCCAGCAGCCAAATCCGAATCGAAGCCGAAAAAGGCTGCTGATTAA
- a CDS encoding transposase produces the protein MLRDQDWNGRYLLLLDSTLVATAGQTVENTFSTGNSKRRPAKNRRYTKYKYQRKSCHCFVFALLLTPDGLRVPMWLPYYTKPYAKVHKIKHRTQAQLAAQLICDAQVPAGIELIVLGDTAFDAKCVRAACQERGYFWIVPVNTNRVFSAKKHGKRPRVSLRIEQLPASRFQTIRLSIGAGPYAAQRRASCHRTARRRDGTKSTRTYHVHSERSEVHNVGKVMLVFSSSKPIGKKIQREGTKLLMTNAKHLSARQVCELYSLRWQIELFFKELKSTLGMNQYSFKDFEAVESWMGIVLITFCYLEWTRRRKLADRRIDDRQRKCWKHARSYTVREALLLGIRYREHQWHLRRLKTNHGLRTLRKRYTELLSQEYRCVA, from the coding sequence ATGCTTCGTGATCAGGATTGGAACGGCCGCTATCTCCTGCTGCTCGATTCAACGCTCGTCGCCACTGCCGGGCAGACCGTCGAAAACACCTTCAGCACCGGTAACTCCAAGCGACGACCGGCCAAGAATCGCCGCTACACCAAGTACAAGTATCAACGAAAGAGTTGCCACTGTTTCGTGTTCGCATTGCTGCTGACTCCTGACGGATTGCGAGTACCGATGTGGCTGCCCTACTACACCAAGCCTTATGCGAAGGTCCACAAGATCAAACATCGGACGCAGGCGCAGCTTGCGGCGCAGTTGATTTGCGACGCGCAGGTACCCGCTGGCATCGAACTGATTGTGCTCGGAGACACCGCATTTGACGCGAAATGCGTGCGTGCGGCTTGCCAGGAGCGAGGCTATTTCTGGATCGTTCCGGTCAACACCAATCGCGTCTTCTCTGCAAAGAAGCACGGCAAGCGGCCTCGTGTGAGTTTGCGAATCGAACAACTTCCTGCATCACGTTTCCAAACCATTCGTCTTTCGATCGGTGCGGGGCCTTACGCTGCTCAGCGTCGAGCCTCCTGCCATCGAACGGCACGCCGCCGCGACGGGACGAAGTCAACTCGGACGTATCACGTCCACAGCGAGAGAAGCGAGGTCCACAATGTGGGCAAGGTCATGCTCGTCTTTTCCTCGAGTAAGCCGATTGGCAAAAAGATTCAACGTGAAGGGACGAAGTTGTTGATGACCAATGCAAAGCACTTGTCGGCTCGGCAGGTGTGTGAGCTGTACAGTCTACGTTGGCAGATCGAGTTGTTCTTCAAAGAACTCAAGAGCACGCTGGGAATGAACCAGTACAGCTTCAAAGATTTCGAGGCGGTCGAGAGCTGGATGGGGATCGTGCTGATCACGTTCTGCTATCTGGAATGGACTCGTCGCCGCAAACTGGCCGATCGCCGAATCGACGATCGGCAGCGCAAATGCTGGAAGCACGCTCGCAGCTACACCGTCCGCGAGGCGTTGCTGTTAGGCATTCGCTATCGCGAGCACCAGTGGCATCTGCGACGGCTAAAAACCAACCACGGCCTCCGCACACTGAGGAAACGCTACACTGAGCTTTTATCCCAGGAATACCGGTGCGTCGCCTGA
- the dnaJ gene encoding molecular chaperone DnaJ, whose product MAEKRDYYELLSVSKEAGKVEIDRAYRRLAIKYHPDSNRDDEDAVERFKEISEAYEVLSDQEKRARYDQYGHAGLGGGGPQFNDVEDIFEAFGDMFGGSVFGDMFGGGRGGGRRRRARRGGDVRCDVTLTLEEAASGVRKEVKFRRRVACTDCDGSGAAKGSEPQPCVACGGVGQVIQSAGILRVQTSCPHCGGAGKVIRDPCQSCRGQGLEERQVSLDVDIPAGVDDGMRVRITGEGEASPDGGPPGDAYCFVQVIEHALFQRDGSNLILKLPIGYSQAVLGAELDVPTLDGRETLTIQKGTRSGEVYRLRGRGMPDPRGGRRGDLLVQTFIEVPKKVNEKQEKLLRQLAELDEEHVMPERKSFLDKIKTFFEPEESDA is encoded by the coding sequence ATGGCCGAGAAACGGGACTATTACGAATTGCTGAGCGTCAGCAAGGAAGCCGGCAAGGTAGAGATCGACAGGGCTTACCGCCGGTTAGCGATTAAATACCATCCCGACAGCAATCGCGACGATGAAGATGCCGTCGAGCGATTCAAAGAGATCAGCGAAGCCTATGAGGTTTTGAGCGATCAGGAGAAACGAGCCCGCTACGATCAATACGGTCACGCGGGTTTAGGGGGGGGCGGTCCTCAGTTTAACGACGTCGAGGATATCTTCGAAGCGTTCGGCGACATGTTCGGCGGATCGGTCTTTGGCGATATGTTTGGCGGTGGTCGTGGTGGCGGCCGACGACGACGCGCTCGCCGCGGCGGCGACGTTCGCTGTGACGTCACGTTGACCCTGGAAGAAGCGGCTAGCGGAGTTCGCAAAGAAGTTAAGTTCCGCCGCCGTGTCGCTTGCACCGATTGCGATGGTTCCGGTGCAGCCAAAGGAAGCGAACCGCAACCCTGCGTCGCCTGCGGTGGCGTGGGACAAGTGATTCAATCGGCGGGGATCTTGCGCGTCCAGACCTCCTGCCCACATTGCGGTGGCGCAGGTAAAGTGATCCGCGATCCGTGCCAGAGTTGCCGGGGCCAAGGGTTGGAGGAACGCCAGGTCAGCCTGGACGTCGACATCCCCGCCGGCGTCGACGACGGAATGCGAGTTCGGATCACCGGCGAAGGGGAAGCGAGTCCCGATGGTGGGCCTCCCGGCGACGCCTACTGCTTCGTTCAAGTGATCGAGCATGCGTTGTTCCAACGCGACGGTTCGAACCTGATCCTGAAGTTGCCGATCGGATATTCGCAGGCGGTGTTGGGAGCCGAATTGGACGTGCCGACGCTCGATGGCCGCGAAACACTCACGATTCAGAAGGGGACCCGCAGCGGCGAGGTCTACCGTTTACGCGGTCGCGGGATGCCCGATCCACGCGGCGGCCGACGCGGCGATCTGCTGGTCCAAACGTTTATCGAAGTCCCCAAAAAGGTAAACGAAAAGCAAGAGAAGCTGCTTCGCCAATTGGCGGAACTCGACGAGGAGCATGTGATGCCCGAACGGAAGTCATTTTTGGATAAGATCAAGACGTTTTTTGAACCCGAGGAATCGGACGCTTAA
- a CDS encoding DUF3467 domain-containing protein encodes MNDTPSEGQPAPGESGQNLRARIPDHVGEGVFSTGAIVVTGPTEFVLDFVQNISRPHRVATRVILPHPVLPQFLDALRKNLEIYKGRFGAPADPPKPPADARRPTPQEIYDDLKMSDAILSGAYANGVMIGHGAAEFSLDFITSFFPQSAVSARVYMAAGQIPRLIESLDNAMKQLQMRTGQLPPPKQNPPSTQSPGDDLLPPNENRPDPEEPS; translated from the coding sequence ATGAACGATACTCCGTCTGAAGGTCAGCCCGCACCGGGCGAAAGTGGACAAAACCTGCGAGCCCGAATTCCCGATCACGTTGGCGAAGGGGTCTTTTCGACCGGCGCGATCGTCGTGACAGGCCCGACCGAGTTTGTCCTCGATTTCGTGCAGAACATCTCGCGGCCGCACCGCGTTGCGACCCGCGTGATCCTGCCCCATCCGGTCCTGCCTCAATTCCTCGACGCCCTTCGCAAGAACCTCGAAATCTACAAGGGCCGGTTTGGTGCTCCCGCCGATCCGCCCAAGCCGCCCGCCGATGCGCGGCGTCCAACGCCGCAGGAGATCTACGACGATCTGAAGATGAGCGACGCGATCCTCAGCGGCGCGTATGCCAACGGCGTGATGATCGGTCACGGAGCGGCTGAGTTCAGCCTCGATTTCATCACCAGCTTCTTCCCTCAGTCGGCGGTCAGCGCCCGCGTCTACATGGCAGCCGGGCAGATCCCGCGGTTGATCGAATCGCTCGACAACGCGATGAAGCAGCTGCAGATGCGGACCGGCCAACTGCCGCCCCCCAAGCAGAATCCTCCCTCGACACAGTCACCCGGCGACGATCTGTTGCCCCCCAACGAAAACCGCCCCGATCCCGAAGAACCTTCGTAA
- a CDS encoding Maf family protein, whose amino-acid sequence MSDTPPPQTASSRIVLASGSPRRRELLEQAGYAFDVIPADPSVECGVCSSETPAELVARHAFRKAEDVSRQIDAGMVIAADTVAACRGQILGKPEDREHARQMLKMLAGTQHAVFTGVCLWSLPDQKASLDVCCTQLQMEAIDDATIEAYLDSDRWVGKAGAFGYQDGNDWLQILSGSPSNVVGLPMERLQEMLASFAETAQAIDVSARQAPLVEIDRPSS is encoded by the coding sequence ATGAGTGATACTCCACCGCCGCAGACCGCTTCCTCGCGGATCGTGTTGGCCAGCGGTTCGCCGCGGCGCCGCGAACTGCTGGAACAAGCTGGATATGCGTTCGACGTGATCCCCGCCGATCCGTCGGTCGAGTGCGGCGTTTGCAGTTCCGAGACGCCGGCGGAGCTGGTCGCGCGGCACGCGTTTCGCAAAGCCGAAGATGTCAGCCGGCAGATCGATGCGGGAATGGTGATTGCCGCCGATACCGTTGCGGCTTGCCGAGGCCAGATCCTTGGGAAACCCGAAGATCGCGAACATGCCAGGCAGATGCTGAAGATGTTGGCTGGAACCCAGCACGCCGTCTTCACCGGCGTTTGTTTGTGGTCGCTGCCGGACCAGAAGGCCAGCCTCGACGTCTGCTGCACACAATTGCAGATGGAAGCGATCGACGACGCCACGATCGAGGCGTATCTGGACAGCGACCGTTGGGTCGGCAAAGCGGGTGCGTTTGGCTACCAAGATGGCAACGACTGGCTGCAAATCCTTTCGGGCAGCCCCTCGAATGTCGTCGGTCTGCCGATGGAGCGGTTGCAGGAGATGTTGGCCAGCTTTGCCGAAACCGCTCAAGCGATCGATGTCTCCGCTCGCCAGGCCCCTCTCGTCGAAATCGACCGCCCCTCGTCATAA
- a CDS encoding co-chaperone GroES has translation MAKINIRPLDDRIVVQPASAEETTAGGIVLPDSAQEKPQRGTVVAVGPGKLLDSGSRGELTVAIGDVVIYGRYGGSEIEVDGQELKILRESDILAKVV, from the coding sequence ATGGCAAAGATCAATATCCGTCCTTTGGATGACCGTATCGTCGTTCAACCCGCATCGGCTGAAGAGACCACCGCTGGCGGTATCGTCCTCCCCGATTCGGCTCAAGAAAAACCACAACGCGGCACCGTTGTCGCCGTTGGTCCTGGCAAGCTGTTGGATAGCGGCAGCCGCGGTGAATTGACCGTTGCGATCGGCGACGTCGTGATCTACGGCCGTTACGGTGGCAGCGAGATCGAAGTCGACGGCCAAGAGCTGAAGATTCTTCGCGAGAGCGACATCTTGGCTAAGGTTGTTTGA
- the groL gene encoding chaperonin GroEL (60 kDa chaperone family; promotes refolding of misfolded polypeptides especially under stressful conditions; forms two stacked rings of heptamers to form a barrel-shaped 14mer; ends can be capped by GroES; misfolded proteins enter the barrel where they are refolded when GroES binds): MAKQIVFDDDARQPLLAGAAKLARAVRSTLGPRGRNAVLDKGWGSPKVTKDGVTVAEDIDLDDANENLGAQLIKEAASKTNDVAGDGTTTATVLAEAIFREGLKMEASGADPMALSRGIAKAVDMVTASIQKLSTPISEKSKAEIRQVATIAGNNDPEIGRVLADAFAKVGKDGVITVEEGRSNETTVDVVEGMQFDRGFLSPHFVTNQDEVTVELENCSVLIFEEKISGNKKMIPLLEAISKSKKPLLIIAEDVEGEALATLVVNKMRGILNVCAVKAPGYGDRRKAILGDIAVLTGAQPIFKDLGIDLENVKLDDLGTVKKVKITSEDCTMVGGAGAKDKIEARVAQIRNEIAHTDSDYDREKLQERLAKLAGGVAQISVGAATETEMKERKALIDDARAATQAALEEGIVPGGGVALIRCEKALLKLEESTEGDEKLGVRIIRNVLDKPLRAISENAGLEGGVVVNRVRNLKDKNEGYDANSDKYVDMIKAGIIDPAKVVRTSLSNAASVAALLLTTESLITEIPVEEEAGDDHHHDHGMGGMGGMPGMGGMGGMPGMGGMGGMPGMM; the protein is encoded by the coding sequence GTGGCAAAACAGATCGTGTTTGATGACGATGCGAGGCAACCGCTATTGGCGGGTGCCGCAAAATTGGCGCGTGCGGTTCGCAGTACGTTGGGCCCTCGTGGTCGCAACGCAGTGCTGGACAAAGGTTGGGGTTCGCCCAAGGTGACAAAGGACGGGGTAACCGTTGCTGAAGACATCGACCTGGACGACGCCAACGAAAACCTCGGCGCTCAATTGATCAAAGAAGCCGCCAGCAAGACCAACGACGTCGCTGGCGACGGCACCACCACGGCGACCGTGTTGGCTGAAGCGATCTTCCGCGAAGGGCTGAAGATGGAAGCTTCCGGCGCCGACCCGATGGCGCTCAGCCGCGGAATCGCCAAGGCTGTCGACATGGTTACCGCGTCGATCCAAAAGCTGTCGACCCCGATCAGCGAAAAGAGCAAGGCGGAGATCCGTCAAGTTGCTACGATCGCTGGTAATAACGATCCCGAGATCGGCCGCGTTCTGGCTGACGCGTTTGCCAAAGTTGGCAAAGATGGCGTGATCACCGTCGAGGAAGGCCGATCGAACGAAACGACCGTCGACGTTGTCGAAGGTATGCAGTTCGACCGCGGATTCCTGTCGCCTCACTTCGTCACCAACCAAGACGAAGTAACCGTCGAGCTGGAAAACTGCTCGGTCTTGATTTTCGAAGAGAAGATCAGCGGCAACAAGAAGATGATCCCGTTGCTCGAAGCGATCAGCAAATCGAAGAAGCCACTGTTGATCATCGCCGAAGACGTCGAAGGCGAAGCGTTGGCGACTCTGGTTGTCAACAAGATGCGCGGCATCTTGAACGTCTGTGCCGTCAAGGCTCCAGGTTACGGCGATCGTCGCAAGGCGATCCTGGGCGATATCGCTGTTCTGACCGGTGCTCAACCGATCTTCAAGGATCTGGGGATCGATCTGGAAAACGTCAAACTGGACGATCTGGGAACCGTTAAGAAGGTTAAGATCACCAGCGAAGATTGCACGATGGTTGGCGGTGCCGGAGCGAAGGACAAGATCGAAGCTCGCGTCGCTCAGATCCGCAACGAAATCGCTCACACCGACAGCGATTACGATCGCGAAAAGCTGCAAGAACGCTTGGCCAAGTTGGCTGGTGGCGTCGCTCAGATCAGCGTTGGTGCTGCGACCGAAACCGAGATGAAAGAACGCAAGGCGTTGATCGACGACGCTCGCGCCGCGACTCAAGCTGCTTTGGAAGAAGGCATTGTTCCCGGCGGTGGCGTTGCTTTGATCCGCTGCGAAAAAGCGTTGCTGAAGTTGGAAGAATCGACCGAAGGCGATGAGAAGCTTGGCGTTCGGATCATCCGCAACGTTTTGGACAAGCCGCTGCGAGCGATCTCCGAAAACGCAGGTCTCGAGGGTGGCGTTGTCGTTAATCGCGTCCGCAACCTGAAGGATAAGAACGAAGGCTACGATGCCAATTCGGACAAATACGTCGACATGATCAAGGCCGGAATCATCGATCCCGCCAAGGTTGTGCGAACCTCGCTGTCGAACGCTGCTAGCGTCGCGGCGCTGTTGTTGACCACCGAATCGTTGATCACCGAGATTCCTGTCGAGGAAGAAGCGGGCGACGACCACCACCATGACCACGGAATGGGTGGCATGGGCGGTATGCCAGGCATGGGCGGAATGGGCGGTATGCCAGGCATGGGCGGAATGGGCGGCATGCCAGGCATGATGTAA
- the grpE gene encoding nucleotide exchange factor GrpE, whose amino-acid sequence MNNPESNEPDETTTDDVGFDASSEPNPNDDALEAVAGEIGGDNEGPSLEVQLAEANDQILKLHAELENVRKRIRREAEEQIRYASLPLIQGLLEVFDNLRRALEAAETSQSTSGLVEGVQMVAKQFEDTLGKFNCKPIPAKGEAFDPHVHEAISQMPSEEFAAGTVMIEATQGFQLHDRVVRPSQVVVSTGS is encoded by the coding sequence ATGAATAACCCCGAATCAAACGAACCAGACGAAACCACAACCGACGATGTTGGCTTCGACGCAAGCTCCGAACCAAATCCCAACGACGACGCTTTGGAAGCTGTCGCTGGCGAGATCGGCGGAGATAACGAAGGCCCTTCGTTGGAGGTCCAATTGGCGGAAGCCAACGATCAGATTCTCAAGCTGCATGCGGAGCTGGAGAATGTCCGCAAGCGGATCCGCCGCGAAGCCGAGGAACAGATTCGATACGCTTCGCTGCCCCTGATCCAAGGGCTGTTGGAAGTCTTCGACAACCTGCGTCGTGCGCTCGAAGCGGCGGAGACTTCGCAATCGACTAGCGGTCTTGTCGAAGGCGTGCAGATGGTCGCCAAGCAGTTCGAAGACACGCTGGGCAAATTCAACTGCAAGCCGATTCCCGCTAAGGGAGAGGCGTTTGATCCGCACGTGCACGAAGCGATCTCGCAGATGCCAAGCGAAGAATTCGCTGCTGGCACCGTCATGATCGAAGCAACGCAAGGCTTCCAATTGCACGATCGCGTCGTTCGTCCGAGCCAGGTCGTCGTCAGCACCGGTAGCTGA
- the groL gene encoding chaperonin GroEL (60 kDa chaperone family; promotes refolding of misfolded polypeptides especially under stressful conditions; forms two stacked rings of heptamers to form a barrel-shaped 14mer; ends can be capped by GroES; misfolded proteins enter the barrel where they are refolded when GroES binds) gives MAKQLLFDDHARARMLAGVDKLAQAVAITMGPTGRNVIIDKSFGGPTVTKDGVTVAKEVDLEDRFENMGSKLVVEVAQKTSDLAGDGTTTATVLARAIFKEGLRNIVAGSNPTAIRRGIERAVEAASAKLHEMGRPVSSKDQVASVGAISANNDNEIGGLLADALERVGKDGVITVEEGKTRETEVSYVDGMQFDKGFVSPYFITDPGSMEASLENALVLLYEKKISNIRDLVPILEKSAQSGQPLLIIAEDVDAEALTLLVVNKLRGTLNVCAVKAPGFGDRRKAMLGDIAVLTGGTLISEDLGIQLENITLEHLGRAKKVSVDKNSTTIVEGGGKRADIDKRVSQIRAQIEQTDSEYDKEKFQERLAKLAGGVAIVSVGAETEADMKQKKARVEDALHATRAAVEEGILPGGGVALVRCKQAVEDCKKGAKADEKIGVDIVLRALDAPMRQIADNGGIDGSVVVDNVEQLKENHGYNAYTGEYGDMFAYGVIDPVKVTRTALANAASIAGLLLTTEALVTNFDQEDKDKRAVEGVIS, from the coding sequence GTGGCAAAGCAATTGCTTTTTGATGATCACGCCCGAGCGCGAATGCTCGCAGGTGTTGATAAATTGGCCCAAGCTGTCGCGATCACGATGGGCCCAACCGGTCGCAACGTAATCATCGACAAATCGTTCGGCGGGCCGACCGTCACCAAAGATGGTGTAACGGTTGCCAAAGAAGTCGATCTCGAAGATCGTTTTGAAAACATGGGCAGCAAGTTGGTTGTCGAAGTCGCTCAAAAGACGAGCGACTTGGCAGGCGACGGAACCACCACCGCGACCGTTTTGGCGCGTGCGATCTTCAAAGAAGGTCTTCGCAACATCGTCGCCGGCAGCAACCCGACCGCGATCCGTCGCGGCATCGAACGCGCTGTCGAAGCGGCTTCGGCCAAACTGCACGAAATGGGCCGTCCGGTCAGCAGCAAGGATCAAGTTGCCAGCGTTGGTGCGATCAGTGCTAACAACGACAACGAGATCGGCGGCCTGTTGGCTGACGCTTTGGAGCGTGTTGGTAAAGACGGCGTAATCACCGTCGAAGAGGGTAAGACCCGTGAAACCGAAGTCTCTTACGTCGACGGCATGCAGTTCGACAAGGGCTTCGTTTCGCCTTACTTCATCACCGATCCAGGCTCGATGGAAGCCAGCTTGGAAAACGCTTTGGTGCTGTTGTACGAAAAGAAGATCAGCAACATCCGCGACTTGGTGCCTATCCTCGAAAAGTCGGCTCAGAGCGGTCAACCTTTGTTGATCATCGCCGAAGACGTCGACGCCGAAGCGCTGACCTTGTTGGTTGTCAACAAGCTGCGTGGCACATTGAACGTCTGTGCTGTGAAGGCTCCTGGTTTCGGCGATCGCCGCAAAGCCATGTTGGGCGACATCGCCGTTCTGACCGGCGGTACGCTGATCAGCGAAGACCTGGGTATTCAGCTGGAAAACATCACGCTGGAACACCTCGGCCGCGCGAAGAAGGTCAGCGTCGATAAGAACTCGACAACGATCGTTGAAGGTGGCGGCAAGCGTGCCGACATCGACAAGCGCGTTTCGCAGATCCGTGCTCAGATCGAACAGACCGACAGCGAATACGACAAAGAGAAGTTCCAAGAGCGATTGGCCAAGTTGGCTGGTGGCGTTGCGATTGTCAGCGTCGGTGCCGAAACCGAAGCCGACATGAAGCAGAAGAAGGCTCGCGTCGAAGACGCTCTGCACGCGACTCGCGCTGCGGTTGAAGAAGGCATCCTGCCAGGTGGCGGCGTTGCTTTGGTTCGCTGCAAGCAAGCTGTCGAAGACTGCAAGAAGGGTGCGAAGGCCGACGAAAAGATCGGTGTCGATATCGTTCTGCGTGCTCTGGATGCTCCAATGCGTCAGATCGCCGACAACGGCGGGATCGACGGTAGCGTCGTTGTCGACAACGTCGAACAACTGAAAGAGAACCACGGCTACAACGCTTACACCGGTGAATATGGCGACATGTTCGCTTACGGTGTGATCGACCCGGTCAAGGTAACTCGCACAGCGCTTGCCAACGCGGCTAGCATCGCGGGTCTGTTGTTGACGACCGAAGCATTGGTCACCAACTTCGATCAGGAAGATAAGGACAAGCGTGCGGTTGAAGGCGTCATCTCGTAA